The genomic window AAGAAAATTGGTTGCACGCACATGCAATCGAGAATGCTGCACACACTCCAGAGGTCAGCTGCGAAAACAATCAGGCAGAGGCAGGCTCCGTTCAATGTAACGCCTCTTCTTCATCACACCTGAACCAACCTGCCTTTCCATAGGAACAGAGGAAATTGCCTTACTCTAACTcgggggttgtcaacctggtccctactgcccactagtgggcgtttcaggattctaggtgggcggtagggggttctacggcacaagctgaatccaccttccattgagcactggtgggcagtaaggaaattttaccatcaagaaagatgcattagtgggcagtaggtataaaaaggctgactacccctgctctaactaCTGGGAATATTGGTATGTTATATCACAGAGAAACTGTTGCAGTGACCGGAACGCCTGTAGCATTTGGGTGGTGGTGAGATAACCTCCAACCTTCCTAATTCCCTTTAACTTTTCCCTTTAAATTCCATCCCATATAAGACCACCCAGTTTTGGGGGGCTTTGATAAGTTGTCCCGTTAACACGGGTTTCGATGTTTTGATAATGCAACTGGAAGGCCTTCCTGCAGCTTCTCTGGTGCATCGTTTGGGCACGGCGCAGATTCCCCAGCATGCTCAGAACGAAACTTTAAAAATAGACTGGCAAATTAATGCTTCCATAAATGGATGACAACCCCTTGATACACAGGTTGTGGGATTATTCCAGAagatggtttcccccccccccctttcctactcGGATAAGCACAGCATGCAGAGCTTTAATCAGAGACCAGAGCCTTACTATGAATAATTTGGCACTAGGTAGGCTTTCCCGAAACACAGCACTGCAGGCAGCAGGCAGGCTCCTACTACTGTGGCAAAGGCTGGCTTGTTATAAGCCAAAGAAAGTTCAGCCTCTCAACAGCATGCATGGCATCAAGGGGCAGGATTCAGCCAGTTACCCTTGCACAACTTTTAGCTGTAACTTTTAGCTAAAACTTTCAACTTTTAGGGTAACTTTTTCTGCTTCCATTCTCTGCATGCCCCCTATATCTGCCCCGAGGGTTCCTTCAATTCATTGCAGTAACATAAAATAAAGTATTGCCTTCTTTGGTATTTAAGTATTGTTAATATTGTTTGCCACTGTTTATGCGGCTGgtacacttttcttttcttttgcttttccaTGGATGTGATATTAAATATTAACACGATTCCCCATGGCagcagggatagctcagtcggtagagtgaGAGACActtaaatctcagggtcaggggttcaagccccaccttgggcaaaagattcctgcatttcaggagggtggactggatggcccttgggggcaCCCTCCAAGTCTATAATCCCCCCCTCCTGTTTTTCTCCTTATGGtattatgtactgtatatttttatttgctgtgAGTCACTTGGAGACCTTCAGGTGACAAGCGGCTAGTAAGTTGCatataaataaactaaaataaagatAATAAAATCCAAGAACTTCTGTAATTGATTTTATTCCTAGGGGTTAGGGGAGCCAGTTTCTATGCCAGTTCAGTTTCTATGCCAGCTCAGATCTTTAAACAATGGCTTGCTCTTCACGCAGTCACGTTCTAGATGCTAAGCTGCATGGGGAAATGCTAATGTAGTTGGTGCAGCCGTCTGTGGTTGCAGCCACCTTCCTGCTAAGTGAGGCACTTCCTGGAGAAATGCAAGGAAAGCCTTTACATGCATAGAGAAAGGAACgtgggaggtgggggtgacaCTGCTAAATATGGGGGTCCTCCTGTACGTCTGCCGCAAACATCAGTCCttgccgattttttttttttaatcattaaaaaTTCCGCTACACAACATGCAGGCGCTTCTTCTATTGTTCTCCACGGATCTGAATTGTTTCCAGCTACAGtaccgggtggtgctgtgggttaaacccacagggcttgctgatcggaaggtcggcggttcgaatccccgcgacggggtgagctcccattgctcggtccttgctcctgccaacctagcagtatgaaagcacgaagtgcaagtaaataaataggtaccgctccagtgggaaggtaaacagcatttccgtgcgctgctcgggttcgctagaagcggcttagtcatgctggccacatgacccggaagctgtacgccggctccctcggccagtaatgcgagatgagcgctgcaaccccagagtcatctgcaactggacctttacctttacagtaccaTTAAGTTCACTGTCTATAAAAGAATGGCTGGTATCATTTGTCAATGCATGTGTCTACATAGCATGGTTCTTGAAACTTGTTTATGTCCACTGTGATTGCCACGTTTGTTCTTTGACAGATTCGGCACAACACTTTTGACAGGTTAGCTTCAATCCTAGACATGTCtgtgacataggaagctgccttatacctgaaggagcatctccacccacatcaattggctcggacactgaggtccaaacatctgaaggcagccctgtattgggacgtttttaatgtttgcagtttgattgtgtttttatatgtcactggaagctgcccagagtggctagggcaacccagtgtCAGGGGCTGGGCTGGATTGGAAGACTGGGCAATGCAATCGCAGGGAGATCAGCtcctaacagaagaggagggtgaatgcccccccccccacttccagcatttccagaagcagagagacaggcaaACTCAGAAGCTGCACAATTGAGGGAGTTACCCAGCTAGgagatagtagctaagcaaccagaagggagCAGCTGGGTGATACATCAATAGAGAGTGGGgggaaccccctccctcccctcgaACTTGGAGGTCCAAGCGTGTCAGAGAACAAAAGAGACGTGGGGGGAGGGACTTCCCTTTGGCACACAtaatgctgtaataaaaggactataacTCTACCAAATGCTTGTTAATTGTTATTGGTGAGCTACCAGAAGGAAGAGGGGAACTCCCATACTTGACACCCAgtcagaggggaggaggaggaggaggaagaagaaatatGCTTCAGCAGAGTCAAACcagaggtccatctagctcagtattgcctacactgactggcagcagctctccaggatttcaagcaggTGCCTCTCCCAACCTTCCCTGGGGATGCCGAGAATTGAACCAGGGCCCTTCTGCCTGCAcgctgccattgagctatggcccttctccagAAGTTCAGAGGTTAAAcaccattgagttcagtgggacgtcctcccaggtaaatgtgtacaggattgcaaacCTAAGGTTGACGGCTTTCTATTTTACCTGGCCATTTTCCAGAAGTGATGCTTTGTCTTCCCACGGTTGGGGCGTGTGGAATCCTTCAAATGCTGAGCCCAACCCAAGGCCACTTAAAAGCTGACAAGTCAAGCAGATGAAGTTGTCTGAAGAGGTCCAGCGAGCGACGAACTCCGACACCCCCATGTACTTGACAACTGCCAACATCGTGTCTGCTGTACGTATGGCAGTAGCAAAGTTCATCGCACAGCGAGCAACCGTCCACATGCCAGGTTTTGTGACGGCATCGCCATATGGataaggaaaggaaaatgtcagTTCATCCCACCCACCACCGTGCCGATCTACAGATCCCAAAAGGGAGGTAAATTTAGGTTGCACGTctttttcaatcttctttaaataaaaGAGAAGTTCAGGGACACAAGCAATAGCCAAAAAGCATTGCAGTATTTCTGTCCAAGGGGTTGGAGCTGGCTCAAGTCTGCAGGAAGCCAAACCTGGATCTGTACCCTGAAGGGAACATTCTCCAACCCAGAATCTTCGGAGGTCAATTGTAGCCAGAACATGAAATGCTGTAGGCAGAAGATACTGCTGTACTGATGATGAAAAAGCATGAATCAAGACCGCTGTTCTACCTAGCTGAGTATTCTTGATGTTGACAGGCACTagctttgacctttaaagccctaaacagccacAGCCTTTTATACCcacaaaggagcgtctccacctccatcgttcagcccgcaTACCGAGGTTCAGCTCCGaggtccttctggcagttccctcactgcaagaagtgaagctacagggaaacaggcagagggccttctcggtggtggcgccctcccatcagatgttaaggaaataaagaactgccagaattttcgctccataagatgcacttttttcctcctaaaaattaaggggaaatatatgtgcgtcttatggagcgaattgtGGTCcctggggccaaaagcagatagtgctttttattttacaaagagaaaaaggggtgttgaatggaccccgctcagcagctgatcagcaagagatcgggagagagataagagtcccagctccctttcagccccaccctccattgttgaatgcgctgcagagggaggttgtttgtttccccagcgacatgtgactggctgattagattatatgtctggaaactgtagaaatggctccctttccttcagaagctgcagaaatgtgagttgaaccccataaaaaatcaggcttttcctctttgcttttccccctttgcaaaaggagctttgcttttctccctttgcaaaaaagctgcaaaacttttagctgatcctcaaaaaaaccagggcttttccctttgcaaacaaagctgcaaaacctttagctgatcctcaaaaaaaccccagggcttttccctttgcaaaaaaagctgcaaaacttttagctgatcctcaaaaaaacagggcttttagaggaggaaaaccagaaaaaaaaattttcttgtttcctcctctaaaaacgaggtgcgccctatggagcgaaaaatacagtatctgacttttagaagacatctgaaggctgccctgtttagggaagttttaagtGGCTGAGGCTGTATCgtgttcttaatattttgttgggggtgcatggggagaaaagagggaaggaaagactCATTGCACAGCTGAAGGTCCTTGTGCTAACAGAATGACTGTGATGGATATTGCATAGTATATTTATGGAATACAAAATGTACAAAACCACTTTCGTTTTTGAAAACTAAGCTTTTGCAAGTCGGGGGAAATCGAAGAGTTGGTTACAGAAACCGCCCACACTGTAGTAAACAAAAGGAAGTTTTTATTATCTAGACTTAATCTGTTATTCTTACTGCCAGCATCaatccagaaagaaaagaaactatatttttaaaaaatccgcaACACCTGTTTACTGCCAAGTGATGGGGAGAAACATACAAGACACAGTCCTGGTTTCAAACTGGTGCCAGCTCTCGAggtgggggtgagggagagacACCAATCAGTGCCTGTCTCCAGCCTTGACAGATCTGGGTAAATCTGGGTATCGTACACAACTTCAAAGCAACGGTGTGCCTACAAAATCAGCCACATGAATCCATGTATCATTTACAAAATAAGTAAGACGTTTTCTCTAATAATAATCAGTTTTTGAAGATGCATAGCTTCAAATTCCAGGCTTTCATTTTTATATCCATGGATTTCAGGGAACTGAAAGTCTGCAGAGATCGAAGGAAACTACCTTGTGTCTTTATGAGATACGCGGTGCTAAAGTTAGCTAGCAGTTCCCAGTTTTCAGTTCCTCATCTGGACCAAAGTTCGAAAAACAACTCATTCAGAAGAGGAACTAAAGGGAATGAGCGAATTAGCTATGATCAGAGTAGATCCAGTaaaatcaatgggcttaagtaatttcagcgggtctacttTTCAGTAAGATTTAGTTGGGCATCACCCAAGACCTCAAAAAAATGGTTCAACTACCAAAAAAATCAGAAACTTCCATGACTGGTAAGACTCCCCTTCAAGATCCACAATAAATGTCTCCAGTCATAACAGTCATGTTTGCACAATGCGCATAAATGCACAATGGCCTCTGATAACAAATAAGGAACTGGGTGTGTGCATCCCAAATCATGGGAACCATGTATTCAGCTTGTAGTATTTCCAAATGGAGACCAGTTCCCTTCCCACCGGCAGAAAATGGATGAAATCGGAAGCAGGCAAGGACTACAACATCTGTCAGCTGCAGCTACTatagcaaatggtcagggatggtaggaGACCACAGGCTagtccccaccccaaaattagaTGCTGTGTGCATCCAGTTCATACATCGGAGAGGAGGACTTGTGTGACAAATATCAAGTTTCACAGAACTGAGAGGGTGCAGAAGGGAACTTTCTGATCTTGCCATTCTCGGTTTGTCCCTTGTGCCCCCTTTAGTAGGCTTATCTCCCTCTTCCTCCACTCCCCGTGACTTCAGGCATCGTTTTAAGAAAATTCCATCTATAGCAAAATATAATTCGGGCTGCTGGAATCTAGAGAGGAAAGGTTGTCATAAGCAGCTTCAGACAAAAGAACGATACCTTTTGATTTTGCTTGGCAGGCTTCTCGTATCGAGGCACCGGTCCCGTGCCAACTTTGCTAGAAGTTGGGGTCCCCACTGACACGGAGAGGATATTTTCCGAGTAAACAAGGCCACGGCTGTGGAGCCGTACACGTCAAATACCTGCAAGGAACtcgcacatgcatgcacacacactcccaaAGTGTTGCAACTTTTCGAAAGGTCAACTCTCTACGAGTGGAAACTGCAGCACCCTAAAGACCAACTAATtaattatggcataagcttccgTGTGTGATGAAGCAGATCTTAGTCCACGAAacattatgccataataaattaagTCTTCAAGGTGCTGCAAGACTTGTTAATCCCCCTGAAACGGGCTAAGGCAGGTACCCTTCTGGAATCACTTTCAGGTAGAGGCCTCCTCACTCCCCATCGCCGCCACCTCTTTACAAAGACGCCTGTTTTTTCTTGCTCTTGAAAGCGTGCTGGTGAACTCTCAGCCGCTGGTGAACAGAGGAAGCAGTCTTCATAGAAGTCTTCTTTCCAAAGGCTTTCCCCACGGCTCCAGGTTTCCATAGCAACAGCTGCGCATCCTCTCCACCGGTCAGCAAAGAGTCATCTGCCACGTTCCAGCAGAATGAGCGGACAGGAGCAGAGTGCCCATCCTGAAGGACCCCTACAGAACTCAGGCCACCAACCCCACAGTCCAGGAGGCAGATGCTTCCTGTTGACGTTCCCCCGACAACAAGCAACGTGTCCATCGTTTCATGGTACAAGCCACCGATTAAGTAGTCCAGCTTGGTGCTTTCTCCACGTCCTGCTTCTCGGGCGTCTGGAACATGCAGCAATGTGACTGGCTCCTCGGTCTCCAGCTGGGCGAGATCCCACTGACAAAACCCTTCATCGTGCGTCGTGCAGTAGACCTGCCGGTAATCTTTCCCGGACCACCCGACGGAACTGACCGACGAGTCGGAGTTGCAGGTAGCAACCAGCGCATCTTCTTCGCTGTCCTTGTTGATGTCGAAAACGTTCACCAGCCCGTCGGTCGACCCGGAAACTAGCAGGTTCTGCTTGATGGGGTGGAAACGAATTCTGGTGATGTCATCGTTGTGGGTCTCCGAGTAGAAGCCCAGAGGCTCTTTGCTGGAAGCTACACTCCCCGTGCAGCTCCGGGCATCCCAGAAGGCCATGAAAACATCGTCCCCCACTTTTTCTGTTCCAGCGCAGACTATGAGGTCGTTGCAGCTTATGTCAAAGCTAACGAAGACATTTGAAAGGGAGCCACAGAACAACTGCGCTGGCCCTGCAGTCGCCAGGCGCGTATCCCAGCATTTCACTGTTCCGTCGCTGCAAGCGGAGAACAACACACTTTCACACGTGTGTGCGAATCGGACGCCGCTGAGCAGCCCGGGACGGCTGCTATATTCCCGCAGCAAAGTGAGCGCCTCTCTGTCGTAAACCCTGATTGATTTATCGGAACACAAAACGGCCACCAGCTGCCTCCCTCCGCCTCTTGAAATATCCAAGTCCAACAGATAAGTGGGGTCTTTTGCCAGTGCACACCGTTTTGCTATTTGGAGACTGGAAAACTGCTCCTTGATCTTCTCCATAGCAACTGCGACTAAAACTGCATCCTCAAGAAGGTAGAGGTCTGGAAAATAGAAATAAGGCCAAATTAAATAAAGTCTCCACTGTTAATCCTTTCAAGAGCAGTTTTCGGCACAAGAAAGGTTCCGCTAGTGGTTTAAATCAAGGATAAaagtaaagggacacctgaccgttaggtccagtcgtggacgactctggggttgcgacgctgatctcgctttattggccgagggagccagcgtacagcttctgggtcatgtggccagcatgactaagccacttctggcgaaccagagcagcacatggaaacgccatttaccttcccgccagagcagtacctatttatctacttgcactttgatgtgctttcgaactgctaggttggcaggagctgggaccgaacaacgggagctcaccccgtcgcggggatttgaaccgctgaccttctgatcggcaagccctaggctctgtggtttaatcaaGGGTAGTCAGCGTGTTTATGCTTGAGAGCTGTTCTTACTATCCTGACAGTGGTTTTGGGGATGGAGGAAGCATTGCGCTCTGGAAACTGACCTTTTCAAGTGCCATAATAAAGTTGGTGTCATCCAGCAGTTTGGAGTATGTCCTCTGTTGAGGCATACCCAGGGCATTACAAATAAAATCCAACAGAGAtagatatcaacattttcaagcATTTTTTTCCCTTATGCTTGAGGTTTGGGGCAAACTTTAACCAGAAATTATCCAGAGTCTTTATTCGGCTAGATGAAATTGGCCATTCCTAGTTTACAAGTCAGCATAGAAGTAAATACTCCTAAAGGCCAGTTTGAAAACACTGCTAAGACCCGGGTATGAATAAAACCAATGCAATGCAACACAATACAACCCAAATCATCATCAGCATAACACC from Lacerta agilis isolate rLacAgi1 chromosome 1, rLacAgi1.pri, whole genome shotgun sequence includes these protein-coding regions:
- the WDR89 gene encoding WD repeat-containing protein 89, which translates into the protein MEKIKEQFSSLQIAKRCALAKDPTYLLDLDISRGGGRQLVAVLCSDKSIRVYDREALTLLREYSSRPGLLSGVRFAHTCESVLFSACSDGTVKCWDTRLATAGPAQLFCGSLSNVFVSFDISCNDLIVCAGTEKVGDDVFMAFWDARSCTGSVASSKEPLGFYSETHNDDITRIRFHPIKQNLLVSGSTDGLVNVFDINKDSEEDALVATCNSDSSVSSVGWSGKDYRQVYCTTHDEGFCQWDLAQLETEEPVTLLHVPDAREAGRGESTKLDYLIGGLYHETMDTLLVVGGTSTGSICLLDCGVGGLSSVGVLQDGHSAPVRSFCWNVADDSLLTGGEDAQLLLWKPGAVGKAFGKKTSMKTASSVHQRLRVHQHAFKSKKKQASL